The genomic window GCCGAGCCCCgggcggagcggagcggagggAGCATGAGGAGGCGCGGCGCCTGGGCGGCGCTGGCGGCCGTGGTGGCCGCGGCGTGGCTGGTGCGGGCGGCGCGCGGGGGGCCCGGCGGGCCCGGGGGcttcgcggcggcggcggcggcggcggcggccgcggcgcAGCCCGACCCCTGCTCGGACGAGCACGGCCACCCGCGCCGCTGCATCCCGGACTTCGTGAACTCGGCCTTCGGGCGCGCCGTGCGCGTGTCCAGCACGTGCGGGCGGCCCCCCGCGCGCTACTGCGTGGTGGCCGAGCGGGGCGAGGAGCGGCTGCGCTCGTGCCAGCTGTGCAACGCGTCGGACCCGCGGCGCGCGCACCCGGCAGCCTTCCTCACCGACCTGAACAACCCGCACAACCTGACGTGCTGGCAGTCCGAGACGTCGCCGCCGTTCCCGCACAACGTCACGCTCACGCTGTCGCTGGGCAAGAAGTTCGAGGTGACCTACGTGAGCCTGCAGTTCTGCTCGCCGCGGCCCGAGTCCATGGCCATCTACAAGTCCATGGACCACGGGCGCTCGTGGGTGCCCTTCCAGTTCTACTCCACGCAGTGCCGCAAGATGTACAACCGGCCGCCGCGCGCGCCCATCACCAAGCAGAACGAGCAGGAGGCGGTGTGCACCGACTCGCACAGCGACCTGCGCCCGCTGTCGGGCGGCCTCATCGCCTTCAGCACGCTGGACGGCCGCCCGTCCGCGCACGACTTCGACAACTCGCCCGTCCTGCAGGACTGGGTCACGGCCACCGACATCCGCGTGGCCTTCAGCCGGCTGCACACGTTCGGCGACGAGGGCGAGGAGGACGCCGAGCTGGCCCGCGACTCCTACTTCTACGCCGTGTCCGACCTGCAGGTGGGCGGGCGCTGCAAGTGCAACGGCCACGCGGCGCGCTGCGTGCGCGACGCCGCCCACGGCCCCGGGAACGGGCCCCACGGCGCCGACGGCCCcggcggcggaggaggcggcgggggcggcggaggaggcggcggaggagCCGGAGGGCTGGTGTGCGACTGCAAGCACCACACGGCCGGGCCCGAGTGCGACCGCTGCAAGCCGTTCCACTACGACCGACCCTGGCAGCGCGCCACGGCCCGCGAGGCCAACGAGTGCGTGGGTGAGTGAGGGTGAGCGGCAAGCGGGGGGACGCGCCAGGGGAGCCtcggcccgggggtgggggggctccggCCGGGGAGACGCGCCAGGGAGCCTCGGCCGGGCGGGGGGGGACTCCGGGCGGGGAGACGCGCGAGGGGAGCCTCGGCCGCGGGGGCTCCGGGCGGGGAGACGCGCCAGGGGAGCCtcggctggaggtggggaggctcCGGGCGGAAAGACGCGCGAGGGGAGCCTCGCCTGTGGGGCTCCGGGCGCGGAGACGCGCAGGGGAGCctcggccgggggtggggggggctccgGGCGGGGAGACGCGCGAGCGGAGCCTCGCCTGTGGGGCTCCGGGCGGGGAGACGCGCAGGGGAGCctcggccgggggtgggggggctccggGCGGGGAGACGCGCGAGCGGAGCCTCGCCTGTGGGGCTCCGGGCGGGGAGACGCGCAGGGGAGCctcggccgggggtgggggggccccaGGTGGGGAGACGCGCGAGGGGAGCCTCGGCCGGTGGGGCTCTGGGCGGGGAGACGCGCGAGGGGAGCCTCGGCCTGGGGGGCTCCGGGCGGGGAGACGCGCGAGGGGAGCCTCGGCCGGGGAAACGCGCGAGGGGAGCCTCGGCTGGGGAGACGCGCGAGAGGAGCCTCGGCCGGGGAGACGCGCGAGGGGAGCCTCGGCCGGGGAAACGCGCGAGGGGAGCCTCGGCTGGGGAGACGCGCGAGGGGAGCCTCGGCCTGGGAGACGCTCGCGGTCAGCTCCGGGCGGGGAACCTCCGGGCGGGGAACCCCCGGGCGGGGAGCTCCGCGCGGGAACAGGCTTAGGGGCTGCACGCGGGACAGGCCCCATCCCGCGGCCTGGAgccgcgccgccgccgccacggccGCCGCCGCAGCCCCGAGCCCCGGTCGGGTGGGATCCCGGTCGGACGGGGGCCCGGCGCTGGAAGCCCCTGTCAAGCCTGGGAGCGAGCGGGTCCACGCAGCTCTCCCGGCCCGGCGCGTTCGGGCACCGagacactttaataataataattatggtatttgttaggcgcttactaggcgtcaagcactgttctaagagctggagtagatacaaggtaatcatgtggtCCCGTgcggagttcacagtctttagccccattttaccggtgagggaaccgaggcacagagaggtgaagtgacttgcccaaagtcgcacaggagacacgcggcggagtcgggagtagaacccacgtcctctgcctcccaagcccgtgttcttgccactaggccacagtgcttctccttaGGGCCCAGTGACCCGGAGACAGGCTTCCAAGCCCGCTTCTCTGGCCAGGGTACACGGGGCCCGGGCCCCGCGCAAGTGATGACCTCCCGCGTCCACTCGGGTCGCAGGGCGGTGGCGCCGTCAGCGTGGCCGCGGCCTTTTTCCTCTGGCCTCCGCGGCTGCCCCGTGCGCCGAGGACAGGTCCGGCGCGGGCCGCGCAGGGTCGCTCCGCGGAGCCCCCTCTCCCCGGTCGGGTCGGGCCGCAGAGCGACTTTCCTCACGGGACTAGAGGGGTTGCGcgtttcaccatcatcatcatcatcatcaatcgtatttattgagcgcttactgtatgcagagcactgtactaagcgcttgggaagtacaagctggcaacatatagagacagtccctacccaacagtgggctcacagcggagCGAATTTTGCCAGGCAGGTGTAGACCCGGCTTGGGTCTCTTTCTAAGACGCGTCTCGTGTGGCCTGGTGGGATCGGCGGGCGGTTTGGAAAGGCGCGGGGTGGACGGGCGGCTGAATCGGCGGAGCCCGCGCACCGCGATTCGGAGAACTGAGGTCTACGCAGGTGGAGAGGGGTAGTGGAGAATTTGATATCGTCGGGTCAACAGAATCCAAGCTTTTTCTTCACGGACGGGGGTGGAGTGGGGCGTCTTTTGGGTTTGAACTCTCCATATCATTTCTTCGCTTCTTAACTGCACTCTATAAATTCAGTCAAAATAACTCCGAGTTTCTTACCCGGTTCCTGACAGGGTAAGAAaaattccccaaatcccacatTGGCTCAGAATGCCTCTGACCAACACCAAAGGTCGCAGCGACGTCGTCgtcgtccctcccctcccccaccgcgCCCTGTGGCCAGAGAGGCCCGACGGATGGACTCTTCTTTGATCCACTGTTCTGCCACACCGTATGTAATGCAGGGGTGACAATGGGACAAACTCAGAAAGGCTGTCCTTTAGGGAATGTTAGCGACAGAATGACCCCCGAAATGAATCTCTTTTGTGGAAATTCACATTATAGGCTTTTTCTgattcctttcctttcattcattcattcattcattcgatcgtatttactgagcgcttactgtgtgcagagcactgaactaagcgcttgggaagtacaaatacaaattggcaacagagacgggccctacccaacaacgaattcacagtctagaagacttgaacATCGCCTGAGCAATCACCTCTTCGCTTTCTGCCTTCTCCCGGGCACACTACAGAGGACTGCAGTCTTCCCGAATACCCGTTTTGGAGGCTGGTTCTGATTAGTTGTGGCATACTGGGCTTTGGTACCTGAATAGAAGTCGTGACTATTTCTGTAGGTGCTGCTGTGTGCTGTCTGCGGCATCTGGAGGGAGGGCTCTGGGGGGATTCGGGTCAGAGGATGCTGTGTGAATGCAGCTGCCTTCCCGAAGGGGACCCCTCCACCTCACCCTGAAAGAGGGGGAGCCCCTGCCTCGTCTCCCGCACTCATCCCTTCTCAGCAGAGATCCTTTGTAAGCCCTCTCGACAGTGCACAGGCAGCAGTTGGCATCAACAAGGATGAGAATTAGCCATGGATTTGcttctcctcatctttctccacttaatagtaacaataataataatggcatttattaagcgcttactatgtgcaaagcactgttctaagcgctggggaggtgacaaggtgatcaggttgtcccacggggggctcacagtcttcatccccattttacagttgaggtaactgaggcccagataagtgaagtgacttgcccaaagccacacagctgacaagtggcagagccgggatttgaatccatgacctctgactccaaagcccatgctctttccactgtgccacgctgcttcctcctcttccatccgctttccccctactcctcatcctctctcctctccacccacgTTAGTTTACAGTCGTGGGGTTGTTGATCATCGTGGCATCTCTTTGTGGGTTTCCCAAATGCTCCCCGTAAACCCACTCAGCATTTTGTGTGGTTGCACACTGCCTAAATCAGGGCTTACACAGATCAAGTTAAGTGGAGAAATTGAGCCTTTATTTGGATAATCTGGACAAATAAATCGCCAAAAGATGATTTGGGACCAGAGATGGTCAGACTGGCTATTGGCATTGACCATCATTTTCAATCTTTGCTTGTCTTCACTTCCCCCTTAGTGTAGACACAATCTCAGGGTCTGTGGGCATCCTTCAATAGACCCCAAACTCACCCACTGAGATTACTTCTCAAGACTAAAACATCAGTTATTGTAACAGTGGGAACAACTTCAGCTCTGACGATTCTTGTGTGTTCCTGAAAAAACAAAGCACCCCAATGTTTAGCTGTGCTCCACAAAGGGAAGATAGAGTTTTTACAGAAACCTCACAGGCCCAGGAGAAAATAGGCATTTGGGGGTGGAGCATTACAGCTTCCCATATTTCAaacatgggggtggaggggttctCCATGGCTTTAGCCTTATCATGTCAATTTGGCACTGGCAGTCTGAAAAGTAAACATAAAAATGATGTCTTTCAGAGGATCTACAACCAAAGCCTTACCTGTGCC from Tachyglossus aculeatus isolate mTacAcu1 unplaced genomic scaffold, mTacAcu1.pri SUPER_34, whole genome shotgun sequence includes these protein-coding regions:
- the NTN1 gene encoding netrin-1 → MRRRGAWAALAAVVAAAWLVRAARGGPGGPGGFAAAAAAAAAAAQPDPCSDEHGHPRRCIPDFVNSAFGRAVRVSSTCGRPPARYCVVAERGEERLRSCQLCNASDPRRAHPAAFLTDLNNPHNLTCWQSETSPPFPHNVTLTLSLGKKFEVTYVSLQFCSPRPESMAIYKSMDHGRSWVPFQFYSTQCRKMYNRPPRAPITKQNEQEAVCTDSHSDLRPLSGGLIAFSTLDGRPSAHDFDNSPVLQDWVTATDIRVAFSRLHTFGDEGEEDAELARDSYFYAVSDLQVGGRCKCNGHAARCVRDAAHGPGNGPHGADGPGGGGGGGGGGGGGGGAGGLVCDCKHHTAGPECDRCKPFHYDRPWQRATAREANECVACNCNLHARRCRFNMELYKLSGRKSGGVCLNCRHNTAGRHCHYCREGYYRDLSKPITHRKACKACDCHPVGAAGKTCNQTTGQCPCKDGVTGITCNRCAKGYQQSRSPIAPCIKIPAPPPTTAASSTEEPEDCDSYCKASKGKLKINMKKYCKKDYAVQIHILKADKAGDWWKFTASVVSVYKQGANRIRRGDQTLWVRSRDVACKCPKVKPLKKYLLLGAGEDSPDQSGLVAGKTSLVIQWRDTWARRLRKFQQREKKGKCKKA